A genome region from Drosophila simulans strain w501 chromosome 2R, Prin_Dsim_3.1, whole genome shotgun sequence includes the following:
- the LOC6736033 gene encoding lipase 3 isoform X2 produces the protein MAPEEEEQQEVARDSLCTRRTPLIDSVCQAVQRQQLQCQVHRVETADGYRLSLHRIPAPQNRRCPQQLRPFLLMHGLLGSAGDFVSGGRGRSLALELHARCFDVWLANARGTTHSRGHRTLQTSDARFWQFSWHEIGIYDLPAIVDYVLARTNRRQLHYVGHSQGTTVLLVLLSQRPEYNARFANAALMAPVAFLQHLSSPPLRLLARDSSMATLLLNKLGLHELLPATALTQVGGQFFCTASRPTYALCTLFTSLYVGFSDYPLDRSILPRILETTPAGISRGQLQHFGQLINSGKFQQYDYRSPRLNTLRYGRTTPPSYQLANVRLQLQIFHGSRDALSSLADVQRLVRELRNSATQMYQVPGYNNIDFLFASSAPQVVFQRIIQQAWQLDMALAAL, from the exons ATGGCtcccgaggaggaggagcagcaggaggtgGCCAGAGATTCCCTCTGCACGAGA AGGACGCCGTTGATTGACTCAGTGTGCCAGGCGGTGCAGCGCCAGCAGCTCCAGTGCCAAGTGCACCGCGTGGAGACCGCCGATGGCTACCGGCTGAGCCTGCACCGCATTCCCGCTCCCCAGAACCGTCGGTGCCCGCAGCAGCTGCGCCCCTTCCTCCTGATGCACGGCCTCCTCGGATCCGCCGGGGACTTCGTGTCGGGCGGAAGGGGCAGATCCCTGGCGCTGGAGCTGCATGCACGCTGCTTTGACGTCTGGCTGGCGAACGCCAGGGGCACCACCCATTCCCGCGGGCACCGCACGCTCCAGACAAGTGACGCTCGCTTCTGGCAGTTCAGCTGGCACGAGATTGGCATCTACGACCTGCCCGCCATCGTGGATTACGTGCTGGCGCGGACGAATCGCCGCCAGCTGCACTACGTCGGCCACTCGCAGGGCACCACCGTGCTCCTGGTGCTGCTCTCGCAGCGGCCGGAGTACAATGCGCGATTCGCCAACGCCGCCCTGATGGCTCCGGTGGCATTCCTCCAGCACCTGAGCAGTCCGCCACTGCGGCTGCTGGCCAGGGACAGCTCCATGGCCACg ctgctgctgaacAAACTTGGCCTCCACGAGCTGCTCCCGGCGACGGCGCTGACCCAGGTGGGCGGCCAGTTCTTCTGCACCGCCTCCCGGCCCACCTACGCCCTCTGCACCCTCTTCACCTCCCTCTACGTGGGCTTCAGCGACTATCCATTGGATCGT AGCATCTTGCCACGCATCCTGGAGACGACGCCGGCGGGCATCTCGCGGGGCCAGCTGCAGCACTTCGGGCAGCTCATCAATAGCG GCAAGTTCCAGCAGTACGACTACCGCTCCCCCCGGCTGAATACGCTGCGATATGGCCGGACCACGCCCCCCTCGTATCAGTTGGCCAATGTAcgcctgcagctgcagatcTTCCACGGCAGCCGGGACGCGCTGTCCAGCCTGGCGGATGTGCAGCGCCTGGTCAGAGAGCTGCGGAACAGCGCCACGCAGATGTATCAGGTGCCGGGCTATAATAACATTGACTTCCTGTTCGCCTCCTCGGCGCCCCAAGTGGTCTTCCAGCGCATCATTCAACAGGCCTGGCAGCTGGACATGGCATTGGCGGCGCTTTAA
- the LOC6736033 gene encoding lipase 3 isoform X1 yields MSRGWEFYGEIVVVVVVIAVLWPGSVRGQRTPLIDSVCQAVQRQQLQCQVHRVETADGYRLSLHRIPAPQNRRCPQQLRPFLLMHGLLGSAGDFVSGGRGRSLALELHARCFDVWLANARGTTHSRGHRTLQTSDARFWQFSWHEIGIYDLPAIVDYVLARTNRRQLHYVGHSQGTTVLLVLLSQRPEYNARFANAALMAPVAFLQHLSSPPLRLLARDSSMATLLLNKLGLHELLPATALTQVGGQFFCTASRPTYALCTLFTSLYVGFSDYPLDRSILPRILETTPAGISRGQLQHFGQLINSGKFQQYDYRSPRLNTLRYGRTTPPSYQLANVRLQLQIFHGSRDALSSLADVQRLVRELRNSATQMYQVPGYNNIDFLFASSAPQVVFQRIIQQAWQLDMALAAL; encoded by the exons ATGAGTCGCGGATGGGAGTTCTACGGAGAgatagtggtggtggtggtggtgatagCGGTGCTCTGGCCTGGTTCAGTCAGGGGTCAGAGGACGCCGTTGATTGACTCAGTGTGCCAGGCGGTGCAGCGCCAGCAGCTCCAGTGCCAAGTGCACCGCGTGGAGACCGCCGATGGCTACCGGCTGAGCCTGCACCGCATTCCCGCTCCCCAGAACCGTCGGTGCCCGCAGCAGCTGCGCCCCTTCCTCCTGATGCACGGCCTCCTCGGATCCGCCGGGGACTTCGTGTCGGGCGGAAGGGGCAGATCCCTGGCGCTGGAGCTGCATGCACGCTGCTTTGACGTCTGGCTGGCGAACGCCAGGGGCACCACCCATTCCCGCGGGCACCGCACGCTCCAGACAAGTGACGCTCGCTTCTGGCAGTTCAGCTGGCACGAGATTGGCATCTACGACCTGCCCGCCATCGTGGATTACGTGCTGGCGCGGACGAATCGCCGCCAGCTGCACTACGTCGGCCACTCGCAGGGCACCACCGTGCTCCTGGTGCTGCTCTCGCAGCGGCCGGAGTACAATGCGCGATTCGCCAACGCCGCCCTGATGGCTCCGGTGGCATTCCTCCAGCACCTGAGCAGTCCGCCACTGCGGCTGCTGGCCAGGGACAGCTCCATGGCCACg ctgctgctgaacAAACTTGGCCTCCACGAGCTGCTCCCGGCGACGGCGCTGACCCAGGTGGGCGGCCAGTTCTTCTGCACCGCCTCCCGGCCCACCTACGCCCTCTGCACCCTCTTCACCTCCCTCTACGTGGGCTTCAGCGACTATCCATTGGATCGT AGCATCTTGCCACGCATCCTGGAGACGACGCCGGCGGGCATCTCGCGGGGCCAGCTGCAGCACTTCGGGCAGCTCATCAATAGCG GCAAGTTCCAGCAGTACGACTACCGCTCCCCCCGGCTGAATACGCTGCGATATGGCCGGACCACGCCCCCCTCGTATCAGTTGGCCAATGTAcgcctgcagctgcagatcTTCCACGGCAGCCGGGACGCGCTGTCCAGCCTGGCGGATGTGCAGCGCCTGGTCAGAGAGCTGCGGAACAGCGCCACGCAGATGTATCAGGTGCCGGGCTATAATAACATTGACTTCCTGTTCGCCTCCTCGGCGCCCCAAGTGGTCTTCCAGCGCATCATTCAACAGGCCTGGCAGCTGGACATGGCATTGGCGGCGCTTTAA